Proteins from a genomic interval of Paenibacillus sp. RC334:
- the purL gene encoding phosphoribosylformylglycinamidine synthase subunit PurL, whose translation MAQQVSAKEPTAEQVAEHKLYQQMGVSDSEYALICEFMGRQPNYTEIGVFSVMWSEHCAYKNSKPLLRRFPTSGPRVLMGPGEGAGIVDIGDNQAVVFKIESHNHPSAVEPFQGAATGVGGIIRDIFSMGARPVAVLNSLRFGKLESDRVKYLFEHVVSGIAGYGNCIGIPTVGGEVVFDESYEGNPLVNAMCVGLIDHDKIQRGVAKGVGNPVFYVGPPTGRDGIHGATFASVELTEESEANRTAVQVGDPFMEKLVMESCLELIDSGIVLGIQDMGAAGLTCSSAEMASKAGNGLELYLDQVPQREEGMTPYEMMLSESQERMLFVVEPKDEAQALEIFERWGVICAKVGKVTDDGRLRLFHHDEVVGDMPVTALVDECPIYDKPSEVPAYYEQNAAIDTLRYAEVTDLNDALKKVLSSPSVASKKWVYEQYDYMVRTSTAVRPGSDAAVVTVRGTRKGLAMTTDCNGRFVYLDPEVGGRIAVSEAARNIVCSGGEPLAITDNLNFGNPEKPDIFWQMEKAVDGMAEACRVLDTPVIGGNVSLYNENAKGSIYPTPVVGMVGLVHDTDHITTQGFKAEGDVIFLVGETKAELGGSEFQAVVHGVSEGRPPELDLNVEKKLLTAVLSAIQSGLVQSAHDLAEGGLAVALAESGISGGLGAQVNVETTLRPDHALFSESQSRILLSASPDQASALEAHLRGLEVPVTVLGKVEGSQLTVEVNGQPALNEAVASLKQIWEDVIPCLMK comes from the coding sequence ATGGCGCAGCAAGTGTCCGCTAAGGAACCAACGGCAGAGCAGGTTGCCGAGCATAAACTGTATCAACAGATGGGTGTGTCGGACAGCGAATATGCGTTGATCTGTGAATTCATGGGACGTCAGCCGAACTATACAGAGATTGGCGTATTTAGTGTCATGTGGTCAGAGCATTGTGCTTACAAAAACTCCAAGCCGTTGCTGCGTCGTTTTCCAACGAGTGGTCCGCGAGTTCTGATGGGACCGGGTGAAGGCGCAGGGATTGTAGATATCGGTGATAACCAGGCGGTTGTTTTTAAAATCGAAAGTCATAACCATCCGTCGGCTGTAGAACCTTTTCAGGGGGCAGCGACAGGGGTCGGCGGCATCATCCGTGATATTTTCTCGATGGGTGCAAGACCTGTGGCGGTGCTGAACTCCCTGCGTTTTGGCAAGCTGGAGAGCGACCGTGTGAAATATTTGTTCGAGCATGTGGTATCCGGTATTGCGGGATATGGGAACTGTATCGGTATTCCGACGGTAGGCGGCGAGGTTGTATTTGATGAAAGCTACGAAGGCAATCCACTCGTCAATGCGATGTGTGTCGGACTGATTGACCATGATAAAATCCAGCGCGGTGTTGCTAAAGGGGTCGGTAACCCGGTGTTTTATGTGGGACCGCCGACAGGCCGTGACGGGATTCACGGAGCGACATTCGCATCGGTTGAGCTGACCGAGGAATCCGAAGCGAATCGCACGGCGGTTCAGGTAGGCGATCCATTCATGGAGAAGCTGGTCATGGAATCATGTCTGGAGCTGATCGACAGCGGTATTGTACTGGGTATTCAGGATATGGGCGCGGCAGGGCTTACCTGCTCCAGTGCGGAGATGGCGAGTAAGGCTGGCAACGGCCTTGAGCTGTATCTGGATCAGGTACCACAGCGTGAAGAGGGCATGACACCTTATGAAATGATGCTTTCTGAATCACAGGAACGCATGCTGTTCGTAGTAGAACCGAAGGATGAAGCACAGGCGCTGGAAATTTTCGAGCGTTGGGGTGTCATTTGTGCCAAGGTCGGCAAGGTGACGGATGACGGGCGTCTGCGTTTGTTCCACCACGATGAAGTGGTGGGTGACATGCCAGTGACAGCGCTGGTGGACGAGTGTCCGATTTACGATAAGCCATCTGAGGTTCCTGCTTATTATGAGCAAAACGCTGCCATTGACACACTGCGTTATGCAGAAGTGACGGATTTGAACGATGCGCTGAAAAAGGTATTGTCTTCGCCAAGTGTAGCCAGTAAGAAATGGGTATATGAGCAGTATGATTACATGGTTCGCACTAGCACGGCCGTTCGTCCGGGCTCAGATGCAGCCGTAGTGACGGTGCGCGGAACCCGCAAGGGACTCGCCATGACGACGGATTGTAACGGACGTTTCGTATACCTTGATCCAGAGGTAGGCGGACGGATTGCGGTCAGCGAAGCAGCACGTAATATTGTATGCTCCGGCGGCGAGCCACTGGCGATCACGGACAACCTGAACTTCGGCAACCCTGAGAAACCGGATATTTTCTGGCAAATGGAAAAAGCTGTAGACGGGATGGCAGAAGCTTGCCGCGTACTGGATACCCCCGTTATCGGGGGCAATGTCAGCTTGTACAACGAAAATGCCAAAGGCTCCATCTATCCGACGCCTGTTGTGGGCATGGTAGGTCTGGTGCATGATACGGATCATATTACGACACAAGGCTTTAAAGCCGAAGGTGACGTGATTTTCCTGGTGGGAGAAACGAAGGCCGAGCTGGGAGGCAGTGAGTTCCAGGCTGTCGTACACGGTGTATCTGAGGGACGCCCGCCTGAGCTGGATTTGAACGTAGAGAAAAAACTGCTGACTGCGGTGCTTAGCGCCATCCAATCAGGCTTGGTACAATCCGCGCATGATCTGGCAGAGGGCGGATTGGCTGTAGCGCTTGCCGAATCCGGGATTAGCGGCGGATTGGGAGCACAGGTCAACGTAGAAACAACCTTGCGTCCTGACCATGCTTTGTTTAGCGAAAGTCAGTCCCGCATTTTGTTATCTGCATCGCCGGATCAAGCGTCTGCGCTGGAAGCACATCTGCGTGGTTTAGAAGTGCCAGTTACCGTATTAGGAAAAGTTGAAGGATCACAATTGACAGTTGAGGTGAACGGACAACCCGCTTTGAACGAGGCAGTCGCCAGTTTGAAGCAAATCTGGGAGGATGTCATTCCATGTCTGATGAAATAA
- a CDS encoding phosphoribosylaminoimidazolesuccinocarboxamide synthase encodes MSLSTAEGLIHAPLLYKGKVRELFDLGEHFLIVVTDRISAFDYVLEPPVPEKGNVLNKLSAFWFEQTKDLLENHVVHTDVNKLGHVIDEQNKELLKDRIMVTLKAERIDIECVVRGYITGGGWRQYEQNGEVNGIPLPKGLRKNERFPKPLFTPAAKNDVGHDEDISLHQMKELVGAELTGELEEKSLALYEFARAFCEKRGIILADCKFEFGLVGGKVILIDEIFTPDSSRFWAQEKYELDVEIDSMDKEPVRSYLAASGWDKNSKPDPLPAEVVEETTARYTDIWRRLTAQ; translated from the coding sequence ATGTCATTGTCTACTGCCGAGGGTCTGATCCATGCGCCGCTGCTCTACAAAGGCAAGGTGCGTGAGCTGTTTGATCTCGGAGAGCATTTTCTGATTGTCGTGACGGACCGGATTTCGGCCTTTGATTATGTGCTGGAGCCACCCGTGCCCGAAAAGGGGAATGTGCTGAATAAGCTCAGCGCTTTCTGGTTTGAACAGACGAAGGACTTGTTGGAAAACCATGTCGTGCATACCGATGTGAACAAGCTCGGACATGTGATCGACGAACAGAATAAAGAATTGCTGAAAGATCGGATCATGGTCACGCTGAAGGCTGAACGTATCGACATTGAGTGTGTGGTGCGCGGATATATTACTGGAGGCGGCTGGCGTCAGTATGAGCAGAACGGTGAGGTGAACGGCATTCCATTGCCGAAGGGGCTACGTAAAAATGAACGTTTTCCCAAGCCTTTATTTACACCTGCTGCGAAAAATGATGTTGGACACGACGAGGACATTTCCCTTCATCAGATGAAAGAACTGGTCGGGGCTGAACTGACAGGCGAGCTTGAGGAAAAAAGCTTGGCATTGTACGAATTTGCGCGTGCTTTCTGCGAGAAGCGTGGAATTATTTTAGCTGACTGCAAGTTTGAGTTTGGTCTTGTTGGTGGAAAGGTTATTTTGATTGACGAAATTTTCACCCCGGATTCATCCCGTTTTTGGGCACAGGAAAAGTATGAGCTGGATGTCGAGATTGACAGCATGGACAAGGAACCGGTGCGAAGCTATTTAGCTGCATCCGGTTGGGACAAGAACAGCAAGCCCGATCCGTTGCCTGCTGAGGTCGTAGAAGAAACGACTGCAAGATATACGGATATTTGGCGGCGTCTGACGGCACAGTAA
- the purK gene encoding 5-(carboxyamino)imidazole ribonucleotide synthase — MNEACKPAGCVRPPGTTIGLLGGGQLGRMLVLAGAKMGYRFVTLDPTPDSPCGQVSEQIFAAYDDEHAARELAGRCDVITYEFENVDAGVAALLEQESSVPQGSRLLYTTQHRLREKRSIEAAGVPVAPYREIGSAADMVQAVAELGVPCVLKTAVGGYDGKGQAVIRQTGEAVAAYERLAGSGAELVLEQFIRFRCEISVIVARSTNGEAKAFPPAENIHVNNILHTSIVPARVPQSVQEEASKLAVAVAESLGAVGLLAVEMFVTEDGQLYVNELAPRPHNSGHYTMEGCATSQFEQHIRAICGLPLGSTKLLTPVVMVNVLGEHLEDVIQRFVQADAEAERLDVVPKLHLYGKSEAKPGRKMGHMNLLCQDAEQALEWIEQTNIWGNK, encoded by the coding sequence ATGAATGAGGCATGTAAACCCGCAGGCTGTGTTCGACCTCCCGGTACAACGATTGGACTTTTGGGAGGCGGACAGCTGGGGAGAATGCTGGTACTGGCGGGAGCAAAGATGGGATACCGTTTTGTGACGCTGGACCCGACACCGGATAGTCCGTGCGGGCAGGTGTCAGAGCAGATTTTCGCTGCCTATGATGATGAGCATGCAGCCAGAGAGTTGGCCGGGCGATGCGATGTGATCACGTATGAGTTTGAAAATGTGGATGCAGGAGTAGCCGCGCTTTTGGAACAGGAATCAAGTGTGCCGCAGGGTAGCCGTTTATTGTACACAACACAGCATCGACTACGGGAGAAACGCTCCATTGAAGCCGCTGGCGTTCCGGTCGCTCCGTATCGTGAAATCGGCAGCGCTGCTGATATGGTTCAAGCGGTAGCCGAGTTGGGCGTGCCATGTGTACTCAAGACAGCCGTCGGCGGTTATGATGGTAAGGGGCAGGCGGTCATTCGCCAAACTGGGGAAGCTGTAGCTGCCTACGAACGGCTGGCTGGTAGCGGTGCGGAACTGGTGCTAGAACAGTTCATTCGTTTTCGCTGTGAAATCTCGGTAATCGTCGCACGCAGCACGAACGGGGAAGCCAAAGCCTTCCCACCTGCGGAAAACATTCATGTGAACAATATTTTGCACACGTCGATTGTACCCGCGCGCGTGCCACAATCCGTGCAGGAGGAAGCAAGCAAGCTGGCTGTGGCTGTGGCGGAATCGTTAGGTGCGGTGGGGCTGCTTGCTGTAGAAATGTTCGTTACCGAAGACGGACAATTGTACGTCAATGAGTTGGCACCGAGGCCACATAACTCCGGTCATTATACGATGGAGGGATGCGCAACGTCGCAATTTGAGCAGCATATACGTGCCATTTGTGGCTTGCCGCTGGGAAGCACAAAGCTGCTGACTCCAGTCGTTATGGTCAATGTGTTAGGTGAGCATTTGGAGGACGTGATTCAGCGGTTCGTGCAGGCGGATGCCGAAGCTGAAAGATTGGATGTTGTACCCAAGCTGCATTTGTATGGAAAAAGCGAAGCCAAACCAGGCCGAAAGATGGGACATATGAATCTACTGTGCCAGGATGCGGAACAAGCGCTGGAATGGATCGAACAAACCAATATTTGGGGGAATAAATAG
- the purB gene encoding adenylosuccinate lyase has translation MIERYSRPEMRAIWTEENKFKAWLEVELCACEAWAELGVIPKEDTVALRKNASFDIDRIYEIEQETRHDVIAFTRTVSESLGDERKWVHYGLTSTDVVDTALGYLLKQANEILERDILNFIEILKEKALAYKHTPMMGRTHGVHAEPTTFGLKMALWYEEMKRNLERFHFAADQVEYGKMSGAVGTYANIDPAVEEFVCRKLGTKPAPISTQTLQRDRHAEYMATLALVATSLDKFATEVRALQKSEFREVEEAFAKGQKGSSAMPHKRNPIGSENISGLARVIRGHMVSAYENVTLWHERDISHSSVERIILPDATMLLNYMLNRFGNIVKNLTVFPENMKRNMARTYGVPFSGRIMTKLIDKGFSREKAYDTVQPRAMQAWEEQRQFREIVEATPEITAVLSPDEIEDAFNPAWHLKNVDTIFKKLGLGE, from the coding sequence ATGATCGAACGCTATAGCAGACCGGAAATGAGAGCCATTTGGACGGAAGAAAATAAATTTAAAGCATGGCTGGAAGTAGAATTGTGTGCCTGTGAAGCTTGGGCAGAATTGGGCGTTATTCCGAAAGAGGACACTGTGGCGCTGCGTAAGAACGCAAGCTTTGATATTGACCGGATCTATGAAATCGAACAGGAAACAAGACATGATGTCATTGCTTTTACCCGCACGGTGTCCGAAAGCCTTGGCGATGAGCGCAAATGGGTGCATTACGGCCTGACCTCCACGGATGTGGTAGATACCGCACTGGGCTACCTGTTGAAGCAGGCGAATGAAATTCTAGAGCGCGATATCTTGAATTTTATTGAAATTTTGAAAGAAAAAGCACTGGCTTATAAGCATACGCCGATGATGGGCCGTACACACGGGGTACACGCTGAACCGACGACGTTTGGCCTGAAAATGGCTCTGTGGTACGAGGAAATGAAGCGCAATCTGGAGCGTTTCCACTTTGCGGCTGACCAGGTAGAGTACGGTAAAATGTCTGGCGCAGTCGGAACGTACGCTAACATTGATCCAGCGGTAGAAGAGTTTGTATGCCGCAAGCTGGGCACCAAGCCTGCGCCAATCTCCACGCAAACGCTCCAGCGTGACCGTCATGCCGAATACATGGCGACATTGGCACTGGTAGCCACATCGTTGGATAAATTTGCAACCGAAGTCCGCGCCCTGCAAAAGAGTGAATTCCGTGAGGTGGAAGAAGCCTTCGCGAAGGGTCAAAAAGGTTCCTCTGCGATGCCGCATAAACGCAATCCAATCGGTAGCGAAAATATTTCCGGTCTGGCGCGTGTGATTCGCGGGCATATGGTATCCGCGTATGAGAACGTAACACTGTGGCATGAACGAGACATTTCGCATTCTTCCGTGGAACGTATCATTTTGCCGGATGCAACGATGCTGTTGAACTACATGCTGAACCGTTTTGGCAATATCGTGAAGAACCTGACGGTATTCCCTGAAAATATGAAGCGCAATATGGCGCGTACGTATGGTGTACCGTTCTCCGGTCGTATTATGACGAAGCTGATCGACAAGGGCTTTAGCCGTGAAAAAGCCTACGATACCGTACAGCCGCGTGCTATGCAGGCATGGGAAGAGCAACGTCAATTCCGTGAAATCGTCGAGGCGACTCCGGAAATTACCGCTGTACTCAGCCCGGATGAAATCGAGGATGCGTTCAACCCGGCATGGCATCTGAAAAACGTAGATACGATCTTTAAAAAGCTGGGATTAGGGGAGTAG
- the purS gene encoding phosphoribosylformylglycinamidine synthase subunit PurS, which yields MIKATVYVTIKQSVLDPQGVAVQGALHSMGFGEVDSVRIGKYMELNLDTTDRESAEKRVIEMCEKLLANTVIEDYRYELEG from the coding sequence ATGATTAAAGCAACGGTCTATGTCACAATTAAGCAAAGCGTTTTGGACCCGCAGGGGGTTGCGGTGCAAGGCGCACTGCATTCTATGGGCTTCGGAGAAGTGGACAGCGTCAGAATTGGTAAGTATATGGAATTGAATCTGGATACAACAGACCGCGAGAGTGCAGAAAAGCGCGTCATCGAGATGTGCGAAAAGCTGTTGGCCAACACGGTCATTGAAGACTACCGCTACGAACTGGAGGGCTGA
- the purQ gene encoding phosphoribosylformylglycinamidine synthase subunit PurQ produces MKFAVLVFPGSNCDIDCYKAVEDTVGEPVDYVWHTATDLSPYDCILVPGGFSYGDYLRCGAISRFAPVMKEVAKAAAEGKYILGICNGFQILTEAGLLPGALRRNLSMKFRCHDTVLKVANNETPFTKDYAAGEEIVIPIAHGEGNYYCDDETLARLQANNQIVFTYKDNPNGSVTDIAGICNQQGNVLGMMPHPERAVDALLGTDDGKRMFTSILNAWRDRHGAASVR; encoded by the coding sequence ATGAAATTTGCAGTTCTGGTTTTTCCGGGCTCCAACTGTGATATTGACTGCTATAAGGCGGTAGAGGACACGGTCGGTGAACCTGTCGATTATGTTTGGCATACTGCGACGGATCTGTCGCCTTATGATTGTATTCTTGTTCCAGGAGGCTTCTCCTACGGGGATTACCTGCGTTGCGGCGCGATTTCCCGGTTTGCCCCGGTGATGAAGGAAGTAGCCAAAGCGGCTGCCGAGGGCAAATACATTTTGGGTATTTGCAACGGTTTTCAAATTTTGACCGAGGCCGGGCTGTTGCCTGGTGCTTTACGCCGTAATCTGTCGATGAAGTTCCGTTGCCACGATACGGTGTTGAAGGTTGCGAATAACGAAACGCCTTTTACAAAAGATTATGCTGCCGGTGAAGAGATCGTCATTCCGATCGCCCACGGTGAAGGCAACTATTACTGTGATGATGAGACGCTGGCTCGCTTGCAGGCGAATAACCAGATCGTATTTACGTATAAAGATAATCCTAACGGTTCCGTAACGGATATCGCAGGGATTTGTAATCAGCAAGGAAACGTACTGGGCATGATGCCTCACCCGGAACGCGCGGTGGACGCATTGCTTGGAACGGATGACGGCAAACGTATGTTTACATCTATTTTGAACGCTTGGAGGGATCGTCATGGCGCAGCAAGTGTCCGCTAA